A genomic region of Rhodospirillales bacterium contains the following coding sequences:
- the lptG gene encoding LPS export ABC transporter permease LptG produces MIKLSTTLSRYLARKYIFNLLGILGVLLGMIYLFDAVELLRRANNKGDIPLALVLHMSLLKLPEVGQIILPFAILFSSIFTFWQLSRRHELVIVRAAGMSVWQFLAPIIGVALLAGMLHIAVINPVGALLLGKFEAMENSYLANRKSYVTLFKEGLWLRQAAGDGHIILHARKIKVPEWQLQNVMVLFFDNKDDFFQRIDAPSARLDNGEWLFQDSVVNKPKGPSETYQTLTLPTDLTIEDIEESFASPETVSFWSLPSFIGTMEETGFDTTRLRIHFQTLLVQPLLFAAMILIAAAVSLKPTGRSGGTFLMVITGVIAGFAVFFLSSFLQALGASHQIPIFLAAWSPAFITMLLGITVLMSVEDG; encoded by the coding sequence ATGATAAAGCTCTCGACAACGCTCAGTCGCTATCTAGCCAGAAAATATATTTTCAATCTTCTGGGCATCCTCGGTGTCCTGCTGGGTATGATTTATTTATTCGACGCCGTAGAACTTCTCCGCAGGGCCAATAACAAAGGCGATATTCCGTTGGCTCTGGTCTTACATATGTCTCTTTTAAAATTGCCGGAAGTCGGACAAATTATTCTGCCTTTTGCCATTTTATTCAGTTCTATTTTTACATTCTGGCAGCTATCCCGGCGTCATGAGCTGGTCATCGTACGCGCAGCGGGAATGTCTGTCTGGCAATTCCTCGCCCCTATTATCGGTGTAGCCTTGCTGGCCGGGATGCTCCATATCGCCGTTATCAATCCCGTAGGCGCGCTCCTCCTCGGAAAATTCGAAGCCATGGAAAACAGCTATCTCGCCAATCGCAAAAGCTATGTCACTCTATTCAAAGAAGGTTTATGGCTGCGGCAAGCCGCCGGAGACGGTCATATCATTCTGCATGCCAGAAAGATAAAGGTGCCTGAATGGCAATTACAAAATGTCATGGTTTTGTTTTTCGACAATAAAGACGATTTTTTCCAAAGGATCGACGCGCCCTCCGCCCGGCTTGATAATGGAGAGTGGTTATTTCAGGACAGTGTCGTCAACAAACCGAAAGGACCGTCAGAAACCTATCAGACCCTCACCTTGCCGACCGATTTAACGATCGAGGACATAGAAGAAAGCTTTGCCTCTCCGGAAACCGTTTCATTCTGGTCCCTGCCGTCTTTTATCGGCACCATGGAAGAAACAGGGTTTGACACGACACGCTTAAGGATTCATTTCCAAACGCTTTTGGTCCAGCCTCTTCTATTCGCTGCTATGATACTGATTGCCGCCGCCGTTTCCTTAAAACCCACCGGACGATCCGGAGGCACATTCTTAATGGTAATCACCGGCGTCATCGCCGGATTCGCCGTCTTTTTCCTGTCCAGTTTCTTGCAAGCTCTGGGAGCCTCTCACCAAATCCCAATCTTCCTGGCGGCTTGGTCACCGGCTTTTATTACGATGTTACTGGGAATTACCGTTTTGATGAGCGTCGAGGATGGTTAA
- a CDS encoding VacJ family lipoprotein: MARNYLLNGTRLVLAVAACSLLAACSTTQAQKSYSDNSEISDPLESVNRTTFAVNNAIDTVLLEPAARGYRAAVPKPARKGVRNFLRNLRSPINIANQVLQGDVSGAGNDLTRMVVNTLVGVGGLFDVAGSEGYEYEQEDFGQTLATWGVGHGPYLVLPILGPSSVRDATGLAVDAYADPLRLYLFNVDKEEWHYARIGMTAIDKREELLDVLEELEKNSFDYYAALRSVYYQRRAAEVRDEAQNSGSMSSIPDYDDGDDFN, translated from the coding sequence ATGGCACGTAATTACTTACTAAACGGGACACGTCTGGTTCTTGCCGTCGCTGCCTGTTCCTTATTGGCCGCTTGCTCAACGACGCAAGCCCAAAAATCATATAGCGACAATAGCGAGATCAGCGATCCGCTTGAAAGCGTTAACAGAACAACTTTCGCAGTAAATAATGCCATTGATACGGTTTTATTGGAACCGGCTGCTCGTGGCTATCGCGCCGCCGTTCCGAAGCCGGCACGCAAAGGCGTACGGAATTTCCTGCGCAACCTGCGTAGCCCGATCAACATTGCCAACCAGGTCTTGCAAGGCGACGTTAGCGGCGCCGGTAACGACCTGACACGTATGGTCGTTAACACACTGGTCGGGGTCGGCGGTCTGTTCGATGTTGCAGGATCCGAAGGTTACGAATACGAACAGGAAGACTTTGGCCAAACACTGGCAACATGGGGCGTTGGCCACGGTCCTTATCTGGTCTTACCGATTTTGGGACCGTCTTCTGTACGGGATGCAACCGGGCTGGCGGTTGATGCTTACGCCGATCCTTTGCGCCTTTACCTGTTCAACGTCGACAAGGAAGAATGGCATTATGCCCGGATCGGCATGACAGCCATCGACAAACGGGAAGAACTCTTGGATGTTCTGGAAGAGCTGGAAAAGAATTCGTTTGATTATTATGCCGCGCTTCGCAGCGTTTACTATCAGCGCCGCGCCGCAGAAGTCCGCGACGAAGCACAAAATTCCGGCTCTATGAGCAGCATTCCGGACTATGACGACGGGGATGACTTTAACTAG
- a CDS encoding ABC transporter substrate-binding protein yields MNEGAQKFIDNMAQKALDFLGDSDLDREKKKSQFRHLLQDSFDMDTIGRFSLGRYWRVATPEQRQEYLKLFNDMVVDVYSSRFDTYKGQKFETRGFHPDGEKDTIVMSFILSDEGPEVQVDWRVRYKNGKYKIVDIIVEGVSMSVTQRSDFSAVIQRGGGDVGVLLDHLKKQQNL; encoded by the coding sequence ATGAATGAGGGCGCGCAGAAATTCATTGATAACATGGCGCAAAAAGCCCTCGATTTTCTTGGTGATTCCGACCTTGATCGGGAAAAGAAAAAGAGCCAGTTCCGCCATCTGCTGCAAGACAGCTTTGATATGGACACAATCGGCCGGTTTTCTCTGGGCCGTTACTGGCGGGTTGCCACGCCTGAACAGCGTCAGGAATACCTGAAACTCTTTAACGATATGGTCGTCGATGTCTATTCAAGCCGCTTCGACACATACAAAGGACAGAAATTTGAAACCCGGGGCTTCCATCCCGATGGCGAGAAAGATACGATCGTCATGTCCTTTATTCTCTCTGACGAGGGTCCGGAGGTACAAGTCGACTGGCGCGTCCGTTACAAAAATGGAAAATACAAGATCGTCGACATCATCGTAGAGGGCGTCAGCATGTCGGTAACACAGCGTTCCGATTTCTCTGCCGTCATACAGCGCGGCGGCGGAGACGTAGGTGTTCTTCTGGATCACCTGAAAAAACAACAAAATCTGTAA
- a CDS encoding DotA/TraY family protein — protein sequence MNVRVGKALKYTLLPEILPRIKGFGVSGFAPIAIFIAYVYQAARLLPAGHPYLNPANFGKFGIFHVIREARSHLVFKRQNIDQIIIFLTIPIGLVILLMQFVLLVLSLSMQTAQAATLVYLAQFFKTPNPENDIAFMLLDGVFGIDSRPGAGGSLFESKVATLGAWGVWPNTFHQGLHALFEFYSYGLFFVALLIMLYLVVTVVAETAASGVPFGQRFNKAWAPIRLIVAVSLLFPITGGINGAQLITLYTAKFGSSLATNGWHKFLDTLTTGGVTPLGVEPKDLVATPNDPQLSGLMEIVWLARTCTYMQEYVHGRTVKPHLVHKTKPPLDFLTTGFNAALTYTGNQDIVIRFGENDPDYDQYDSNVRPLCGEIVVHPWDLDTPGAFYLQESYYDLIKDFWNNFFFDVYTQAISERVTPTVIRDNWTGTAVPTAAEMNLMIQEYYELNMAQGRAGGALLISEIIKEAVTRQEAAPSWATSFRDRGWAGAGIWYNRVAELNGSLIGSAKAIPDVGLYPEAMEIVKEQRRKASRAVGGNDTFKPVMPDGKMVEFPEPGDEYIALALYYAQSLWFEKHGQSTGNIFIDSTRLMFDIDSISGLFGLDGLFNMVKNPDTHPLAQLVGLGSGLVQNAVVKFGAALGTGVASKILGIAKWNNAAAVAQTASSVMSGVAMLGLSMGFILYYIVPFLPFVYFFFAVGNWVKAIFEAMVGLPLWALAHIRIDGEGLPGPAAMNGYFLIFEILIRPILIIFGFIAAISIFAAQVYVLHEIWQLVVSNLTGYDPSATGLAAPDGTGAIQYMRGAIDSLLYTVIYAIIVYMLGMSAFKLVDLVPNHILRWLGASVSTFAEQTEDPAQKLVQNVYVGSNLAGGQLGGMFGGLMGRNS from the coding sequence ATGAATGTACGGGTAGGGAAAGCGCTGAAATATACCTTGTTGCCGGAAATACTGCCGCGCATCAAGGGTTTCGGCGTTTCAGGTTTTGCTCCCATTGCCATTTTTATTGCCTATGTTTATCAGGCCGCGCGCTTACTGCCAGCGGGTCACCCCTATCTGAATCCTGCTAATTTTGGGAAATTTGGCATTTTTCATGTCATCCGTGAGGCCCGTTCCCATCTGGTTTTCAAGCGTCAGAATATCGACCAGATTATTATTTTCCTGACCATACCGATTGGCCTTGTGATTTTGTTGATGCAGTTTGTCTTGCTGGTGCTTTCTTTATCGATGCAAACGGCGCAGGCGGCGACGCTTGTTTATCTGGCCCAGTTTTTTAAAACGCCTAATCCGGAAAATGATATTGCTTTTATGTTGCTGGACGGGGTGTTCGGTATTGACAGCCGTCCGGGGGCCGGAGGTTCATTGTTCGAATCGAAGGTTGCAACTCTGGGGGCATGGGGCGTATGGCCCAATACCTTTCATCAGGGTTTGCATGCGTTGTTTGAGTTCTATTCATACGGACTGTTTTTTGTTGCTCTTCTTATCATGCTTTATCTGGTTGTTACGGTTGTTGCCGAGACGGCGGCTTCCGGTGTGCCGTTCGGCCAGCGTTTCAACAAGGCGTGGGCGCCTATTCGCCTGATTGTTGCGGTTTCTCTGTTGTTTCCGATTACGGGCGGTATTAACGGCGCGCAACTGATTACGCTTTATACGGCTAAATTTGGTTCCAGCCTTGCGACGAATGGCTGGCACAAATTTCTTGATACATTGACAACTGGCGGTGTTACTCCGCTGGGGGTAGAGCCCAAGGATCTTGTGGCAACGCCTAACGATCCCCAGTTAAGCGGGTTAATGGAGATTGTGTGGCTGGCGCGGACTTGCACTTATATGCAGGAATATGTCCATGGCAGAACAGTAAAGCCCCATCTTGTTCATAAAACGAAGCCGCCTCTGGATTTTTTAACCACAGGTTTTAATGCAGCCCTAACCTATACGGGCAACCAGGATATTGTGATCCGATTTGGTGAGAATGACCCGGACTACGATCAGTATGACAGTAATGTCCGGCCGCTTTGTGGCGAGATTGTCGTTCATCCCTGGGATCTGGATACTCCGGGCGCTTTTTATCTTCAGGAAAGTTACTACGATTTAATAAAAGATTTCTGGAATAACTTCTTCTTTGATGTTTATACTCAGGCCATTTCGGAACGGGTTACGCCAACGGTTATCAGGGATAACTGGACAGGGACGGCGGTGCCGACAGCAGCGGAAATGAACCTGATGATTCAGGAATATTATGAACTGAATATGGCCCAAGGCCGGGCCGGCGGGGCGTTGCTTATATCCGAGATTATCAAAGAAGCTGTCACGAGACAGGAGGCCGCACCATCGTGGGCGACATCGTTCCGAGACCGGGGCTGGGCTGGCGCAGGGATCTGGTACAACCGGGTGGCGGAGCTGAACGGTAGTCTGATCGGCTCGGCCAAGGCGATTCCCGATGTGGGGCTTTATCCGGAAGCGATGGAAATTGTCAAAGAGCAAAGACGGAAGGCCAGCCGCGCCGTCGGTGGTAACGATACGTTTAAGCCAGTTATGCCTGATGGCAAGATGGTTGAATTTCCTGAGCCGGGGGATGAATATATTGCCCTTGCTCTTTATTATGCACAAAGTCTCTGGTTTGAAAAACATGGGCAGTCGACCGGTAATATCTTCATAGATTCAACGCGGCTTATGTTTGATATTGACAGCATCAGCGGTCTTTTTGGGCTGGATGGGTTGTTTAATATGGTCAAGAATCCCGACACACACCCATTGGCTCAACTTGTTGGGCTGGGGAGTGGCCTTGTCCAGAATGCCGTCGTCAAGTTTGGGGCGGCGCTGGGGACCGGGGTTGCCAGTAAGATTCTAGGGATTGCTAAATGGAATAATGCCGCCGCTGTCGCCCAGACCGCGAGCAGTGTTATGAGCGGCGTTGCAATGCTGGGTTTGTCCATGGGCTTTATTTTGTATTATATCGTTCCGTTCCTGCCTTTCGTTTATTTCTTCTTTGCGGTGGGGAACTGGGTAAAAGCCATTTTTGAAGCCATGGTCGGGTTGCCGTTATGGGCGTTGGCTCATATCCGGATCGATGGTGAAGGGTTGCCTGGACCCGCGGCGATGAACGGTTATTTCCTGATTTTTGAAATTTTAATCCGGCCGATCCTGATTATATTCGGGTTTATCGCGGCCATTAGTATTTTTGCCGCTCAGGTTTATGTCCTTCATGAGATCTGGCAGCTGGTTGTCTCCAACCTGACCGGCTATGATCCCAGTGCCACAGGTCTGGCTGCTCCGGATGGAACAGGGGCGATACAATATATGAGGGGAGCTATAGACAGTCTTCTCTATACGGTTATCTATGCCATCATTGTTTATATGCTCGGGATGTCGGCATTCAAGCTGGTTGATTTGGTTCCGAACCATATTCTGCGCTGGCTGGGCGCCAGTGTATCGACCTTTGCTGAGCAGACCGAGGATCCGGCTCAAAAACTGGTTCAGAACGTCTATGTGGGTAGCAATCTGGCGGGTGGACAGCTTGGCGGTATGTTCGGCGGATTGATGGGCCGTAACAGCTAG
- a CDS encoding DotA/TraY family protein, translating to MLGNVTKKQVLHYVLMPSVMPRLNQLVFSGFGFVALFVAQIFFAARLLPVGHPYLLSANMGKFGIRHVLAEAANNLVFSRQNSDQIIILFTMLLGMVLLLIQLFFLGMALFIQTAHAGMPATFEDFFATANPDHDIAFILLDRVFAVPDIFNSCVMQPGVNCTFAMTEQEDPVMPFHDALRSLFQMYSMGLLVVAMLIFMYYVVAIVAETAESGTPFGRRFNHVWAPVRMVVAIGLLVPVANGLNSAQYIVLYAAKWGSGFATNGWNLFVDTGSMAGAGGQALGDPSEMVVIPNPPPINGLLEFYTVMQTCRYAEHFRRPEGAPPVNIDAYLVRGAGMGPPGFFQLKTYGEALDFYNKGDILIRFGEHDFSYLEYENRIAPVCGNLSLRTTTVDDPTFMGGSIGAGGAFGPVACNGAESGAGCMRREFYELLRELYENEEIRKWGCAFAVVYANQGEVKSVNQALDIENICNSPTLPGWLRIAGAYLPTHNDLITKAKDPYEAQVKLIVETATIHERTNPKWFDDLKRHGWAGAGIWYNKIAQLNGAMIASAYDLPRSTDYPMTMKAVYEKRSQQDSDVTAGGEHCSYMSDQKAMTIDDNMKAKALAMCQAQDRWNNIYDEPTNVVFIDAIKTIFGLEGLYNIRDNETQNVHPLAQLVGIGKSLVDSAIINLGYATGAWLGGGVASLAKGSLMGTVGGIAVGMGKFIGGIAMIGLTVGFVLFYVIPFLPFLYFFFAVGNWIKGIFEAMVGVPLWALAHIRIDGNGLPGDAAMTGYYLIFEIFLRPILIIFGLLAGILIFAAQVRVLHEIWELVVSNIAGFDEQAAGALLAGDVGSFSYYRGVIDEFFYTVIYAIIVYMLGMASFKLVDLIPNHIMRWLGASVSTFAEQAGESAENLVRNTFVGSGTVMGQLGGGLQSVESAASNAKQFVQGRGN from the coding sequence ATGCTGGGTAACGTGACGAAAAAACAAGTTTTGCACTATGTTCTGATGCCGTCGGTGATGCCGCGGCTCAATCAGCTTGTTTTTTCGGGATTTGGGTTTGTGGCCCTGTTCGTAGCCCAGATCTTTTTTGCCGCCCGGTTGTTGCCTGTGGGGCACCCCTATCTTTTGTCTGCGAATATGGGGAAATTCGGTATTCGTCACGTGCTGGCGGAAGCTGCCAATAATCTGGTTTTTTCGCGGCAGAATTCGGATCAGATTATTATTCTTTTCACCATGTTGCTTGGCATGGTGCTTTTGCTCATCCAATTGTTCTTTTTGGGGATGGCGTTGTTTATTCAGACGGCTCATGCCGGGATGCCGGCGACGTTCGAAGATTTTTTTGCAACGGCAAACCCCGATCACGACATTGCTTTTATTCTTCTCGATCGGGTTTTTGCCGTCCCGGATATCTTTAATTCCTGTGTGATGCAGCCTGGGGTTAACTGTACGTTTGCCATGACTGAACAAGAAGATCCGGTGATGCCGTTTCATGATGCCTTGCGCAGTCTTTTCCAAATGTACAGCATGGGGCTTCTGGTTGTGGCGATGCTGATTTTTATGTACTACGTTGTTGCTATTGTCGCGGAAACAGCTGAATCCGGTACGCCGTTTGGCCGTCGTTTTAATCATGTATGGGCCCCTGTTCGTATGGTGGTGGCTATCGGGCTTTTGGTGCCGGTTGCCAACGGTCTTAATTCGGCACAGTACATCGTTCTATATGCGGCCAAATGGGGGTCCGGATTTGCAACGAATGGCTGGAATTTGTTTGTCGATACAGGGTCGATGGCTGGTGCCGGGGGGCAGGCTCTCGGTGATCCCAGTGAAATGGTTGTTATTCCTAATCCGCCGCCGATCAACGGTTTGCTCGAATTCTATACAGTGATGCAGACTTGCCGTTATGCCGAGCACTTCAGAAGACCTGAGGGTGCTCCCCCTGTGAATATTGACGCTTATCTGGTGCGTGGTGCGGGTATGGGACCTCCGGGTTTTTTCCAACTGAAAACATATGGCGAAGCGCTTGATTTTTACAATAAGGGCGACATCCTGATCCGGTTTGGGGAACACGACTTTAGTTATCTGGAATATGAGAACAGAATTGCGCCTGTTTGCGGCAATCTTTCCTTAAGAACGACAACCGTCGATGATCCAACCTTTATGGGCGGGAGCATCGGTGCCGGGGGTGCTTTTGGTCCGGTTGCCTGTAACGGCGCGGAATCCGGCGCGGGATGTATGCGGCGAGAGTTCTATGAATTGTTGCGTGAACTGTATGAAAATGAAGAAATCCGCAAGTGGGGTTGTGCGTTTGCCGTTGTGTATGCCAATCAGGGAGAGGTGAAATCTGTAAATCAGGCTCTAGATATTGAAAATATCTGCAATAGCCCGACTCTTCCTGGCTGGCTCAGAATTGCAGGGGCGTATTTGCCCACGCATAATGATCTGATTACAAAAGCCAAGGATCCATATGAAGCGCAGGTGAAGCTTATTGTGGAAACGGCGACTATTCATGAACGGACTAATCCTAAATGGTTTGATGATCTGAAGCGGCATGGCTGGGCCGGGGCCGGGATCTGGTACAACAAAATCGCGCAGCTAAACGGTGCCATGATTGCTTCTGCTTACGATTTGCCGCGTTCCACGGACTATCCGATGACTATGAAGGCAGTTTATGAGAAAAGAAGTCAACAGGACAGCGATGTGACGGCCGGGGGCGAGCACTGTTCCTATATGTCGGACCAGAAAGCCATGACCATTGATGATAATATGAAAGCAAAGGCGCTGGCGATGTGTCAGGCGCAGGACCGCTGGAATAATATTTACGACGAGCCAACCAATGTTGTCTTTATTGATGCGATCAAGACCATCTTTGGTCTGGAGGGGCTTTATAATATTCGTGATAATGAAACCCAGAACGTTCATCCGCTAGCCCAGTTGGTCGGTATTGGCAAAAGTCTGGTTGATAGCGCTATCATCAATCTGGGGTACGCCACGGGCGCATGGCTGGGCGGCGGTGTTGCCAGTCTGGCCAAGGGATCGTTAATGGGAACCGTCGGCGGTATCGCCGTTGGTATGGGTAAATTTATCGGCGGTATAGCGATGATTGGTTTGACGGTCGGGTTTGTCCTTTTCTACGTCATACCATTTTTGCCTTTCTTGTATTTTTTCTTTGCTGTCGGTAACTGGATCAAGGGTATTTTTGAGGCCATGGTCGGTGTGCCCTTATGGGCGCTGGCTCATATCCGGATTGATGGGAACGGTTTGCCGGGTGATGCGGCTATGACCGGTTACTATTTGATCTTTGAAATATTCCTTCGGCCGATTTTGATTATTTTCGGATTGTTGGCGGGTATTTTGATTTTTGCCGCGCAGGTAAGGGTTTTACACGAAATCTGGGAGCTGGTTGTTTCAAACATTGCCGGTTTTGATGAGCAAGCTGCCGGGGCGCTGCTTGCAGGCGACGTCGGTAGTTTCAGTTATTACCGGGGGGTTATTGATGAATTTTTCTACACCGTCATCTACGCTATCATTGTGTATATGCTGGGGATGGCATCGTTCAAGCTGGTTGATTTGATCCCGAACCATATTATGCGCTGGCTGGGTGCAAGTGTCAGTACCTTTGCCGAGCAGGCCGGCGAGAGCGCCGAGAATCTGGTGCGGAATACCTTTGTCGGTAGCGGAACCGTAATGGGACAACTGGGTGGTGGTCTGCAAAGCGTTGAATCTGCTGCTTCGAACGCTAAACAATTTGTTCAGGGCCGTGGAAATTAG
- a CDS encoding DotA/TraY family protein — MRDFAQNGFGWLAHLMALLYYTVRLLPPGHPYLNASNIGRFGIRHVITEAANNLVIKKENIDQIAIFLLLILGFILLISQFVLLIWGFLIQPAFAQLFTTVNPTNDIAFMLLDRIFAIPNLYNSAFDPNAPGNIPPFNQGLHVLLEFYSLAMLIVAVLIFLYFVMVVVAETAQTGTPFGKRFSHIWAPIRLVVALGLLVPINYGLNSAQYITLFAAKLGSGFATNGWVLFNNTLTNGFGMDDERLVAPVEAPDVQDLVKFMSIARACKELYQWKHNKEYNNPVELIIEPYLVKDALSSTQITPGPAPDYATARGFYDEGDIIIRFGEDGKGKGPGGTDKYPRDTGGVKPICGDIKVHVTSIDPVAGAPADRIQEEYYKMVLQLWEDLDFIKVGRKLALQHLSIQPAERTNAGSTNINDHIVSTGDAGEKQLPNDNFKQANFTLYQGFVKTNADIAYLDFLVWNDFTVPADLLERGWAGAGIWYNHVAEWNGALYDAVKHYPTPMLLPSVMEEVKEQRRKSNENASVSNMYQPNLKDGKSELEDEDIARALSALYQYWLVSDSLTPTDEKLSGNWFFDLVMKIFSIDGLVDMRNGDMVGGVHTVHPLAQLVAVGKSIIDSAVFGLMGAMAFSAAGGFLGMMNPHLGGAVHAVSGLFVSFTSIGLTVGFMLYYVLPFLPFMYFFFAVGSWVKSIFEAMVGVPLWALAHLRIDGNGLPGETALNGYFLIFEIFIRPILTVFGLLAGLIIFTAMVRTLNGIFDLVLLNMSGFGEKDPLIVGAYLGLEMKRGAADEFFFTLVYAIVVYMMATASFKMIDMIPKSILRWMGAGVSSFGDQRDDPTEGLVQYAAIGGARMSQQAVGVMVDGAKLAGQVPGAVVSGLAGRNTGRTTLTNKTP, encoded by the coding sequence TTGCGCGATTTCGCGCAGAATGGTTTTGGCTGGCTGGCGCATTTGATGGCGCTTTTGTACTACACGGTTCGTTTGTTGCCGCCGGGCCACCCTTATTTGAATGCATCGAATATTGGCCGCTTTGGCATTCGCCATGTCATTACAGAAGCCGCGAACAATCTGGTTATTAAAAAAGAAAATATCGATCAGATCGCGATTTTCCTGCTTTTGATTTTAGGCTTTATTCTTCTGATATCGCAGTTTGTTTTGCTGATCTGGGGATTCCTGATCCAGCCTGCTTTTGCCCAGTTGTTTACTACAGTTAATCCGACCAACGATATCGCGTTTATGTTGTTGGACCGGATATTTGCTATCCCTAATTTGTATAATTCGGCCTTTGACCCTAACGCGCCGGGAAACATTCCGCCCTTTAACCAGGGTTTGCATGTTTTGCTAGAATTCTACAGTCTGGCGATGCTCATCGTTGCTGTCTTGATTTTCCTGTATTTTGTTATGGTCGTTGTGGCGGAAACCGCCCAAACCGGCACGCCTTTTGGGAAAAGATTTTCACATATATGGGCGCCCATTCGTCTGGTTGTGGCGCTGGGACTTTTGGTTCCCATCAATTACGGATTGAATTCGGCGCAGTATATCACTTTGTTTGCGGCCAAGCTGGGGTCCGGCTTTGCGACGAACGGCTGGGTGCTGTTCAACAATACTCTGACCAACGGATTCGGGATGGATGATGAGCGCCTGGTTGCACCGGTCGAAGCCCCGGACGTACAGGATCTGGTAAAGTTCATGTCAATTGCCCGGGCGTGTAAGGAGCTGTACCAGTGGAAGCATAATAAGGAATACAATAATCCGGTCGAATTGATTATCGAGCCTTATCTGGTCAAGGATGCGTTGAGCAGTACGCAAATAACGCCGGGGCCGGCCCCTGACTATGCTACAGCGCGCGGATTTTATGATGAGGGCGATATCATCATCCGTTTCGGTGAGGACGGAAAGGGTAAGGGTCCGGGGGGGACGGATAAATATCCGCGGGACACCGGCGGGGTTAAGCCGATTTGCGGCGATATAAAAGTCCATGTTACGTCGATTGATCCTGTAGCCGGGGCGCCGGCAGACAGGATTCAAGAAGAATACTACAAGATGGTCCTGCAGTTGTGGGAGGATCTGGATTTCATCAAGGTTGGCCGTAAACTTGCGCTGCAGCATTTATCGATTCAACCTGCGGAAAGAACCAATGCCGGGTCGACGAATATTAACGATCATATTGTTTCGACAGGTGATGCAGGCGAGAAGCAATTACCGAACGATAACTTCAAGCAGGCAAACTTTACCCTTTATCAGGGCTTTGTAAAAACCAATGCCGATATTGCTTATCTTGATTTTCTGGTCTGGAACGACTTTACGGTGCCGGCGGATTTGCTGGAGCGGGGCTGGGCTGGTGCCGGGATCTGGTATAACCATGTCGCGGAGTGGAACGGGGCGCTGTATGACGCGGTTAAACATTATCCGACCCCCATGTTGTTGCCATCCGTGATGGAAGAGGTGAAGGAACAACGCCGTAAATCAAACGAAAATGCCTCGGTTTCAAACATGTATCAACCTAATTTGAAAGATGGGAAATCCGAACTGGAGGATGAGGATATCGCTCGGGCTTTGAGCGCCCTTTACCAATACTGGCTGGTTTCTGATTCTCTGACGCCGACGGATGAAAAATTATCCGGGAACTGGTTTTTTGACCTGGTCATGAAAATTTTCAGTATTGACGGCCTGGTTGATATGCGTAACGGGGATATGGTGGGTGGTGTCCACACTGTTCATCCTTTGGCACAACTGGTTGCCGTTGGAAAAAGTATTATAGACAGCGCCGTTTTCGGGTTGATGGGGGCGATGGCCTTCTCTGCGGCGGGTGGATTTCTGGGAATGATGAATCCTCATCTTGGTGGTGCTGTTCACGCGGTTAGCGGGCTGTTCGTATCATTTACGTCAATCGGGTTAACCGTGGGGTTCATGCTTTATTACGTGTTGCCGTTTTTGCCCTTTATGTACTTCTTTTTTGCCGTTGGCAGTTGGGTTAAGAGTATTTTTGAAGCCATGGTCGGTGTGCCGTTATGGGCGCTGGCTCATTTGAGAATTGATGGGAACGGCTTGCCGGGGGAAACGGCCCTGAACGGGTACTTCCTGATTTTCGAGATTTTTATTCGCCCGATTTTGACCGTTTTTGGGTTGCTAGCCGGGTTGATTATTTTCACGGCCATGGTGCGAACATTGAACGGCATTTTTGATCTGGTGTTGCTGAATATGAGCGGTTTTGGCGAAAAAGACCCTCTTATCGTCGGCGCTTATCTTGGTCTTGAAATGAAGCGAGGAGCGGCTGATGAGTTCTTCTTTACACTGGTCTATGCTATCGTTGTTTACATGATGGCGACGGCCTCATTCAAGATGATCGACATGATTCCCAAGAGTATTTTACGCTGGATGGGGGCCGGGGTCAGCTCCTTCGGTGACCAGCGTGATGATCCGACCGAAGGGCTGGTACAATATGCTGCGATTGGTGGCGCCCGGATGTCGCAACAAGCTGTGGGCGTGATGGTTGACGGGGCCAAGCTGGCGGGACAAGTTCCGGGCGCTGTCGTTAGTGGTTTGGCGGGCCGTAATACCGGGCGCACAACCCTGACAAACAAGACACCATAG